AGGTCAGTCTGCCGGAAATGGATGATCTGGTGCGCAAGATGAAGATCTGGTTGAAGCAAGACGCCAAGGATACGCCGGAGTGCGACAAGCAGCAGTTGGCGCTGTTGTTGCAGCACAGCCCCACGCTGACCACCGTCTATACCATGCGACAGGAACTATGCCGGCTGTGGGAGCGCTCCTCGCTTACACGGGAGCAACTGCTGCACGAATTGCAGGACTGGTGTGTTCGTGCCGAGCAATCCGGTATTGCTGCGCTGGAGCGTTTTGCCCTGAACCTGCGCATGACAGCCATGGCCTGATGGGGCTGGTTTGGCTGCAAAAAAAATCCCGCCGGGCTGGCGGGATTTTTTTTTAGCGGGCAGTACTGCTCTTATCGAAGCGCTTATCCATCACAGGATGGAGACAATGACTTTATAAATCACCATGCCCATGGCGATAAGCAGATAACCCCGCATCACCGCCATCCACAGCTTGTTGCGCTGTGACAGCTGCAAGGGCGGTAGTTGTTCCAGTGCCGGCATGCGCCATTCGTAGCGCTGCTTACGGTCCAGCTTGTGCGCCTTGTGATGCGCGTGTCCACCCGCTTCCATTTCTTCACGTGCATGCAGCACATTCACCGCAATGGCAATGACCAGTCCGACCACACTGCCGCCAATCAGGATGTCACTGATGACTTCGCCAGACATGTTGGGGAACACCACGGCGGCAGTCAGGATGATGGACAGCAGCACCAGCACCGCCACGATGATGGCCGACAGCAGATTGAAGAAGCGGCTATTCACCCACGGACCCAGTACATCCTTGTCATTGCACAGCAATAGCAGAAAGACGGTGGCGCTGGGCAGCAATACGCCGGCCAGGGTCTGCACGGCATTGGTCAGCAGGCCCAGCGGCACGCCCGGAATCAGCACCAGCGCCGCCGCCAGCACGATCAGGCCGCAGTACATGGCATAGAAACCCTTGGCGTCGCCCGGCTTGCGGTGCAGCGAATGCTTGAGGCTCAGCACATCGCCCAGTGCGTAGGCGGTGGACAGTGATACCGCCATGGCGCCGATGATGCTGGCGTCAATCAGGGCGATGGCGAACAGCGTGCCGGGCAGGCGGCCATAGTATTTGGCCAGGCCGTTGGCTACTGCACCGGCGTCCTGGAAGTGGCCGAACTCCGGATGGCCCATGAACACCTTGGCGGTGAAGGCAATCATCGCCACCGCACCAATCACTACCAGCGCAATGCCCAGCCACAAATCGGCGCGCTCGTAGGAGATGAAGCGCGGAGTGATGCGTTTGTCGATCAGGTAGCTTTGCTGGAAGAACAGCTGCCACGGTGCCACGGTGGTGCCGACAATGCCGATGATCAGCAGCATCACGTCGGCCAGTTTGCCGCCTGCCGGCATTTGCGGCAGCACGAAATCATGCGCCACCTGGGTCATCGGCGGGTGCACCATCACCAGAATGGGAACCAGCAACAGGCTGCCGGCCACCAGAATCAGCGAAAAGCGCTCGAAGCGGCGGAAGTCACCGGTGCTGGCCGACAACATGATGAACACGGCTGCCAGGCCCACGCCGATGATTTTGGGCACGCCCAGAAAGTCCATCCCCAAGCTGATGCCGATGAATTCGGTGACGATGGTTAGCGCATTGAGCAGGAACAGGTCGATGGCGCTGAATGCTCCCCAGAACTTGCCAAAGCGTTCGAGGATCAACCGGGCATGGCCCACGCCGGTGACGGCACCCAGGCGCAGCACCATTTCCTGGTTCACGTACAGTACCGGAATCAGCAGCGCCAGCGTCCATAGCAGCGAAGTGCCGTAGTTTTGTCCGGCCTGGGCATAGGTGCTGAAGGCACCGGCGTCGTTGTCGCCCACCATCACGATGAGGCCGGGGCCGAGAATGGCCAGCAGGGTCTTGAATTTGGCCATCCAGCCATGGCGGGCATCGGTGTCGTTGTGACGGATAGTGCCCAGTGCGCCGCGGATGTCTCCGATGTGGGCGCTATCCAGTACGGCGGTACGGTTATCTTGTTTGGACATGTGTTGCTCCCTGAAACTATTGCTGCAAAGGGTTTGCTGCACGGTCCGACGGCTCGGGTCTGCCTTTCAGGGGGTATGGATGTCTGCTCTCATGGCGGGCATGAAACGCGAGATATCCAGGCATCCTGCTGGTTTGTCGTGGCGAGGTCGGTGCAACAAAATTTTTAATTGAGGCCGCAAGGGCCGGTGTTGCCGGGGAGGTCACATAGAGAGGGATGGCGCGTGGGGAGGGAATATCAATGCCGATAGGCCATCCTCATCGTACTGCTCGCCGTCATGGTGCTCTGTGCGACCGCGCTACTGGGGTAGGGGTCCATGTCTGTCCTTTCCTTGCCGTGGCAATGCGGGTTTGCTGGTAAAACGCTGTTGTCTGGATTGCTTGTGGCCAGGCTTATGTCTGCTTGCGCCCACGCAGGGCGATGCGCAGTCGGCAGCACAGCCAGCTCCACACGCTTTCATCGCGGCAGGCGAATGTAAAGTGGTCCGGCAGTTGCCGGGCTTGTTTGTGTTCTGTAGACAGCAGCATTGCGTAGTGCATGATCAGGCTCCTGAAACGGGTCCGGACGCTGCCTGATGATGTCGCTTGCAGACGAATCAGGCAGTACCCGTGAAAAAAGATTTCATGGGCAAGCAAGGACATCGATCATTGTCTGATGGCATGGCGGCTCCTTTCCGTCTGTGGCCGGATCTGGCGCAGAGGCTGCCGAGTCAGCAAGGCAATGCGGCATCAGGCTGCAAGCGCAAGCAAGGCAGCAAGCCATGACTTGGCGACAGCGCAATGCTGCATGGGCAACTGGTAGGGCGGGGTGCACAGGGGTGAAACAAAGGGGGTGAAGCAGATGCGCACCATCTTGATCTGACAAGACGGCGGCGGGGGAATACGGCGCAGGTCTTACCGGATCAGCTCAAAACAGTTTGTTGATGACTGGGGCAGTCCAAGGCAGTAGACCTGAATTAAAAAGATGCGCGGATTCTAGTCCTCCGACTTTACCGGTGTCAATCATGCCCGCCGGCTTTTTTGCTATTGCAGCAAAAAAGTTCCCCCAGCCTGCTGAAACAGACTGTTCTGCCATTTTTCGCCGGGCGTCCGACCCAGGCATAAGCACTGTGCCATACGCGCTTTAGCGGTAGAATCGGCGCTTCCCCACCTAGCAATAAAGGAAGCAGCATGAGCATCTATCGTCACAAGCAGGGCGCCCGTCTGGCCGAAGCCGCCGTATGCAACGGCATGATTTTCCTGGCCGGTCAGGTGCCGGAAAACACCGAAGCCGATGCCCAGGCGCAAACCGCCAATGTGCTGGGCCAGATCGACACCCTGCTGGCCGAATTGGGCTCGGACAAGAGCAAGATTCTGGATGTCACCATTTTCCTGGCCAGCCTGGCCGACTACGATGCCATGAATGCTGCCTGGGACGCCTGGGTGCCGGCTGGCAATGTGCCGGCGCGTGCCACTGTGGAAGCCAAACTGGCCAACCCGGCATGGAAAGTGGAAATCAAGCTGGTGGCTGCCAGCTGAGCACACTACGGCTGAACAAGAAAAAACCCGCTACGGCGGGTTTTTTCTTGTGTGAGTCTGGTACTCAGAAACTGCCTGTGTAGCGCAATGTATCCGCCACCGGCTTGCCGGTGATGAAATCGCTACAGGCCTGCAGCACGCTATCAGTCAGGTCGGCGCGCTGCGCGCTGACCGGCAGCACCGGCAGGCTGCGCATCCATGTGAGCTGGCGCTTGCACAACTGGCGGGTTGCGGCCACGCCGCGTTCGATGAATTCCGCCTCACTACATAGCCCGTCCAGATAGTCCCATGCCTGGCGATAACCCACGCAGCGCATGGAGGGCAGGTCGGGCGTGAGCGTCGGGTAGTCCTGACGTAGGCGGCGAACCTCAGAGAGAAAGTCTTGCTGCAGCATCAGCTCGAAACGCTGGGCAATACGCTGGTGCAGCCAGCTACGCTCTTCCGGCACCAGTGCCAGCGGCAGACAGTTAAAGTCGGCGGCGGCTTCCTTGCCGCGGGCAATCAGGCTGGACATGGTCTGGCCGCTGAGCAGGCAGATTTCCAGCGCACGGTGAATGCGCTGCGCGTCATTGGGGTTGAGGCGGGCGGCGGTGTCCGGGTCCAGCACGGCCAGTCTGGCATGCATGGCGGGCCAGCCGATGCGGCCGGCTTCGGCATCCAGTTCGGCGCGCAGGGCCGGGTCGGCTTGCGGCAGGTCGGACAAGCCTTCCAGCAGCGCCTTGTAGTACAGCATGGTGCCGCCCACCAGCAGCGGCATATTGCCGCGCGCACGGATTTCGACGATCAGCCGGTTGGCATCGGCATGAAACTGCGCAGCGGAATAGGTCTCCAGCGGGCTGATGATGTCAATCAGATGGTGCGGACAGACAGCCATTTCGTCTGGTGTGGGTTTGGCGCTGCCGATATCCATGCCGCGATACACCAGGGCCGAATCCACGCTGATGATTTCCACCGGGAAATGGCGGGCCAGCGCCAGCGCGAGGCCGGTCTTGCCGGAAGCGGTGGGGCCCATCAACAGAATGGCATCGGGTGTGAGTGACATGGTGTGGTCTTTGTACTGGCAGGGTCTGGGGCGGGATTGTCGCACAGCTGCATCCGCCCCGGAACCGCTTTTACGGCTGTGGCGCCAGCAGGCCGGCGGCGTAGCTGTCCAGCTGTTGCAGGATGTCCTGCTGGGCCGGTGTCAGCTCGCGCTCGCGCACGGCGGCCATTTCCTGCTGGAACTGCGCCAGGTTGCGCCCGCCCACGCCATCCTGCAGCTTGTGCTGGCACCAGCCGCGCCAGCGCTGGCTTTCTTCATCTGACAGGCTGGTGGGGAAGTTGCGTGCGCGGTAACGGAACAGCAATTCACCCAGTTGGGCGTCTTCGAAAAAGGCCATCTCGCCCGTCAGTTGGGCGGCGGATTTCAGTCGCAGCTTGTTCAGCACCTTGCGGTCGTTATTGCTGACAAAGCCGCCGTACAGGTTTTCGTCCACATCGCGCGGCTCGCCCGCTTCGCGGCGATACACCTGCCGCCAGGTGTGGGTGAGGTCGGGCAGGGCGGCGGCGCTGGCAGCATGCTGTTGTATCTGCACCATGTCCACGCCCCAGTGCGCTGCCCGGTCTGCGCCCAGTACCTTGAGGTTGGCCACGACAAAGGGCGATTTGTTGATGTGGATGGTCTTGAGCGGCAGCCGCGTCATGCCTTCCGGCAGCTCTTCGGTGCGGGTGTAGATGCGCTGGCGGATGTCGTCGGCACTCAGGCCGCGCAGCATGGCCGGGTCGAAGGCCAGGTCCCATACAATCACTTCATTGCTGTTGGTGGGGTGCTGGGCCAGCGGCCAGACAATCGCCAGATTGCCGCGCTCGGCACCGTACATGCCGGAGATGTGCAGCAGCGGCTGCGGTTTGTGCAGGTTCAGTTGTGCCTTCACCGCGTCTTTCTTGCGCAGGCTGAGGTAATAGTCGAACAGCTTGGGCTGCTTTTGCCTGATCAGCCGCGCCAGGGCAATGGTGGCGCGTACATCGGACAGCGCGTCGTGGGCGGCTTCGTGCAGCAGGCCATTGGCGGCGGACAGGTGTTCCAGTTTGAAACTGGGGCGGCCGTCTTCGTGTTGTGGCCATTCAATGCCTTCCGGACGCAGCGCATAGGTGGCGCGCACCAGGTCCAGAATGTCCCAGCGGCCGCATTGGTTCTGCCATTCGCGGGCATAGGGGTCGATCAGGTTGCGCCAGAACAGAAAGCGGCTGACTTCATCGTCAAAGCGCAGTGTGTTGTAGCCCACGCCGATGGTGCCGGGGGCGGCCAGTTCGCGTTCGATCACCGCGGCGAACTCATGCTCGGCTACCCCGTGTTGCAGGCAGTGCTGCGGGGTGATGCCGGTGAGCAGGCAGGCTTCCGGCGCGGGCAGGTAGTCTGGCGCGGGCTGGCAGTACAGCATTACGGGTTCGCCGATTTCGTTCAGCTCGGCATCGGTACGTACCCCGGCAAATTGCGAGGGGCGGTCCTGGCGCGGCACGGCGCCGAAGGTTTCATAGTCGTGCCAGAAGAATGTATGCATGGCGGTAGCGTCATGGTTGAACGAGGCGGAGGCTGGCAGTCTGGGGCAAGGCTGCCGGGCTGCGCAAGGGCCGGCGGGTCAGCCCTGATGGAAGCAGCGGCCGCACACAGCACGATAGCGCGCCTCGCCGCCTATCTCCACTTGCGGGCCCTGTACCACACGGCTGCCATCGGCATTGATGCGGATATGCATGGTGGCTTTCTTGCCGCAGGCACAGATGGTCTTGATTTCTTCAATCTCTTCGGCGCGGGTCAGCAGCCAGGTGGACCCGGCAAAGGGGTGGCCCTGAAAATCCACCCGCAGGCCAAAGCAGATCACCGG
The sequence above is drawn from the Aquitalea denitrificans genome and encodes:
- a CDS encoding NRAMP family divalent metal transporter; its protein translation is MSKQDNRTAVLDSAHIGDIRGALGTIRHNDTDARHGWMAKFKTLLAILGPGLIVMVGDNDAGAFSTYAQAGQNYGTSLLWTLALLIPVLYVNQEMVLRLGAVTGVGHARLILERFGKFWGAFSAIDLFLLNALTIVTEFIGISLGMDFLGVPKIIGVGLAAVFIMLSASTGDFRRFERFSLILVAGSLLLVPILVMVHPPMTQVAHDFVLPQMPAGGKLADVMLLIIGIVGTTVAPWQLFFQQSYLIDKRITPRFISYERADLWLGIALVVIGAVAMIAFTAKVFMGHPEFGHFQDAGAVANGLAKYYGRLPGTLFAIALIDASIIGAMAVSLSTAYALGDVLSLKHSLHRKPGDAKGFYAMYCGLIVLAAALVLIPGVPLGLLTNAVQTLAGVLLPSATVFLLLLCNDKDVLGPWVNSRFFNLLSAIIVAVLVLLSIILTAAVVFPNMSGEVISDILIGGSVVGLVIAIAVNVLHAREEMEAGGHAHHKAHKLDRKQRYEWRMPALEQLPPLQLSQRNKLWMAVMRGYLLIAMGMVIYKVIVSIL
- the miaA gene encoding tRNA (adenosine(37)-N6)-dimethylallyltransferase MiaA, encoding MSLTPDAILLMGPTASGKTGLALALARHFPVEIISVDSALVYRGMDIGSAKPTPDEMAVCPHHLIDIISPLETYSAAQFHADANRLIVEIRARGNMPLLVGGTMLYYKALLEGLSDLPQADPALRAELDAEAGRIGWPAMHARLAVLDPDTAARLNPNDAQRIHRALEICLLSGQTMSSLIARGKEAAADFNCLPLALVPEERSWLHQRIAQRFELMLQQDFLSEVRRLRQDYPTLTPDLPSMRCVGYRQAWDYLDGLCSEAEFIERGVAATRQLCKRQLTWMRSLPVLPVSAQRADLTDSVLQACSDFITGKPVADTLRYTGSF
- a CDS encoding RidA family protein; this translates as MSIYRHKQGARLAEAAVCNGMIFLAGQVPENTEADAQAQTANVLGQIDTLLAELGSDKSKILDVTIFLASLADYDAMNAAWDAWVPAGNVPARATVEAKLANPAWKVEIKLVAAS
- the sbcB gene encoding exodeoxyribonuclease I, with translation MHTFFWHDYETFGAVPRQDRPSQFAGVRTDAELNEIGEPVMLYCQPAPDYLPAPEACLLTGITPQHCLQHGVAEHEFAAVIERELAAPGTIGVGYNTLRFDDEVSRFLFWRNLIDPYAREWQNQCGRWDILDLVRATYALRPEGIEWPQHEDGRPSFKLEHLSAANGLLHEAAHDALSDVRATIALARLIRQKQPKLFDYYLSLRKKDAVKAQLNLHKPQPLLHISGMYGAERGNLAIVWPLAQHPTNSNEVIVWDLAFDPAMLRGLSADDIRQRIYTRTEELPEGMTRLPLKTIHINKSPFVVANLKVLGADRAAHWGVDMVQIQQHAASAAALPDLTHTWRQVYRREAGEPRDVDENLYGGFVSNNDRKVLNKLRLKSAAQLTGEMAFFEDAQLGELLFRYRARNFPTSLSDEESQRWRGWCQHKLQDGVGGRNLAQFQQEMAAVRERELTPAQQDILQQLDSYAAGLLAPQP